One Thermosipho atlanticus DSM 15807 DNA window includes the following coding sequences:
- the rplM gene encoding 50S ribosomal protein L13: MARTLPIQKTTFLKKEEVQRDWYVVDANGQTLGRLATRIALVLMGKNKPNWTPHIDCGNFVVVVNADKIKLTGKKMDQKKYYRHTGYPGGIKEFTARQLLQRNPEKLIQLAVKRMLPKTILGRRALKRLKIYAGPEHPHQAQKPVELSF, translated from the coding sequence ATGGCTAGAACTTTGCCAATACAAAAAACAACATTTTTAAAGAAAGAAGAAGTACAAAGAGACTGGTATGTAGTAGATGCAAATGGACAAACCCTTGGAAGACTTGCTACAAGAATTGCACTTGTTTTAATGGGGAAAAATAAGCCAAATTGGACACCACACATTGATTGTGGAAATTTTGTTGTGGTTGTAAATGCTGATAAAATAAAACTTACAGGTAAAAAAATGGATCAGAAAAAATATTACAGACACACAGGATACCCAGGTGGTATAAAAGAATTTACTGCAAGACAACTTTTACAGAGAAATCCTGAAAAATTAATTCAACTTGCAGTAAAAAGAATGCTTCCAAAAACAATTCTTGGAAGAAGGGCACTTAAAAGATTAAAAATCTACGCTGGTCCAGAACATCCACATCAAGCACAAAAACCAGTAGAATTGAGTTTTTAA